A genome region from Pseudomonas helmanticensis includes the following:
- a CDS encoding P1 family peptidase, whose amino-acid sequence MKPRARDLNIRIGQMLPGPLNAITDVPGVRVGHSNVRGRSSAGRDICTGVTVIEPRRGSTNQQPCFAGVHVLNGNGDATGLEWIREAGLLTSPIAFTNTHSLGVVRDALVALDREQQPDDGRLYWNMPVVLETFDGLLNDINGFHVQPAHVAEALSNAVDGAVEEGAVGGGSGMICHEFKGGIGTASRRLSSAQGGWTVGAIVQANHGIRSELRVDGYPVGRYMEQKDSPFLRASLPHPGMGSIVVCLATDAPLLPHQCTRLAQRASLGLARTGGGNEDHSGDIFIAFATGNQVPPAAYEGKGAPTCEGLRMVNNDHISELFLAATEAVEEAIINALLASESTAGNGHSVPGLDAQTLLAALDKAGWPGSR is encoded by the coding sequence ATGAAACCCCGTGCCCGTGACCTCAATATCCGCATCGGCCAGATGCTGCCCGGCCCGCTCAATGCGATCACCGATGTGCCCGGCGTGCGCGTCGGCCATAGCAATGTGCGTGGCCGCAGCAGCGCCGGGCGCGATATCTGCACCGGCGTCACCGTGATCGAACCGCGCCGTGGTTCAACCAATCAGCAACCGTGTTTCGCCGGCGTGCATGTGCTCAACGGCAACGGTGACGCCACCGGACTCGAGTGGATTCGTGAAGCCGGTCTGCTCACCAGCCCGATCGCTTTCACCAATACCCACAGCCTCGGCGTGGTGCGCGATGCACTGGTGGCGCTGGACCGTGAGCAGCAACCGGACGACGGTCGCCTCTACTGGAACATGCCGGTGGTGCTGGAAACTTTCGACGGTCTGCTCAACGACATCAACGGCTTTCATGTCCAGCCCGCGCATGTCGCCGAAGCCCTGAGCAACGCGGTCGACGGCGCGGTAGAGGAAGGTGCGGTCGGTGGTGGCAGCGGCATGATCTGCCATGAATTCAAGGGTGGCATCGGCACCGCGTCGCGCCGTTTGAGCAGCGCTCAGGGCGGTTGGACGGTGGGCGCAATCGTCCAGGCGAATCACGGCATTCGCAGCGAATTGCGCGTCGATGGTTATCCGGTCGGACGCTATATGGAGCAGAAGGACTCGCCGTTTTTGCGCGCATCGTTACCGCATCCGGGCATGGGTTCGATCGTCGTCTGCCTGGCCACCGATGCGCCGCTGTTGCCGCATCAATGCACGCGTCTGGCGCAGCGCGCGAGCCTAGGGCTGGCGCGTACCGGGGGCGGTAACGAGGACCACAGCGGCGATATTTTCATCGCGTTCGCCACCGGTAATCAGGTGCCGCCCGCCGCTTATGAAGGCAAAGGCGCGCCGACCTGCGAGGGCTTGCGCATGGTCAACAACGACCACATCAGCGAGCTGTTTCTGGCGGCGACCGAGGCGGTTGAAGAAGCGATCATCAATGCCTTGCTGGCCAGTGAAAGCACCGCAGGCAACGGGCATTCGGTGCCGGGGCTGGATGCGCAAACGCTGCTTGCCGCACTGGACAAGGCTGGCTGGCCGGGCTCGCGTTAA
- a CDS encoding response regulator, giving the protein MCPTPTASAHLPGGLILVVEDDPLILEFLCEILQEEGFKVEPHISADAASLYLEQHAPEVALLLTDITMPGTLNGADLANLVGERWPEKPVMVMSGYETPETSGVKHSVAFIKKPWAIGQLLDCVDSAFKSKAPRLH; this is encoded by the coding sequence ATGTGCCCAACACCTACGGCGAGCGCGCACCTTCCTGGCGGGTTGATTCTGGTCGTTGAAGATGATCCGTTGATTCTGGAGTTTCTCTGCGAAATTCTTCAGGAGGAAGGTTTCAAGGTCGAGCCGCATATCAGCGCCGACGCCGCATCACTTTATCTTGAGCAGCACGCGCCGGAAGTTGCGCTGCTGCTCACCGACATCACCATGCCCGGCACCTTGAATGGCGCCGACCTGGCCAACCTGGTCGGCGAGCGCTGGCCGGAAAAACCGGTGATGGTCATGTCCGGTTATGAAACGCCCGAGACCTCGGGGGTCAAGCATTCGGTGGCGTTCATCAAAAAGCCGTGGGCCATCGGTCAGTTGCTCGATTGCGTCGACAGTGCGTTCAAATCCAAGGCCCCGCGCCTGCACTGA
- a CDS encoding polyamine ABC transporter substrate-binding protein: MRRHRGYINLGINLGLLASIGAAATVMAGDAPSVHVYNWYDYIGPTTLHDFQRDSGIQPVYDTFDSAEVLEGKLMTSHSGYDVVVASNFSLPTLIKAGALAPLPRAQLSGWNNLDSDLLKKLANNDPGNQYAVPYLWGTNGIGYNVDKVRAALGDKAPVDSWDLVFNEDNLAKLGQCGVAMLDSPSEMLPVALHYLGLPPNSTDPEDYKKAEALLLKLRPHIAYFNSSKFISDLSNGNICVAVGWSGAMLEAKTNAEQANNGVKIAYSLPKEGAPVWFDTLVLLKDAPNPTQGLAFIDYLLRPEVIAPVSDHLSYPNGNRAATPLVAEATRDNPAVYPSATAMATLYTLEPLPKATERVRTRVWSKVKNGQ, translated from the coding sequence ATGCGTCGTCACCGTGGCTATATCAACCTGGGCATCAACCTCGGCCTGCTCGCCAGTATTGGCGCCGCCGCGACCGTCATGGCCGGCGATGCGCCGAGCGTGCATGTCTACAATTGGTACGACTACATCGGCCCGACCACCCTCCACGATTTTCAGCGCGACAGTGGCATTCAACCGGTCTACGACACCTTCGACAGTGCCGAAGTACTCGAAGGCAAATTGATGACCAGCCACAGCGGCTATGACGTGGTGGTGGCGAGCAATTTCAGCCTGCCGACGCTGATCAAGGCCGGCGCCCTCGCCCCGCTGCCCCGGGCGCAGTTGTCGGGCTGGAACAACCTCGATAGCGATCTGCTGAAAAAACTCGCCAACAATGATCCCGGCAATCAATACGCAGTGCCGTATCTGTGGGGCACCAACGGCATCGGCTACAACGTCGACAAGGTTCGCGCCGCGCTCGGCGATAAGGCGCCGGTGGATTCGTGGGACCTGGTGTTCAACGAAGACAACCTCGCCAAGCTCGGCCAGTGCGGTGTGGCGATGCTCGATTCGCCGTCGGAAATGCTCCCGGTCGCCTTGCACTATCTCGGTTTGCCACCGAACAGCACCGATCCCGAAGACTATAAAAAAGCCGAGGCGCTGCTGCTGAAACTGCGCCCGCACATTGCCTACTTCAACTCGTCGAAGTTCATCAGCGATCTGTCCAACGGCAACATCTGCGTGGCGGTCGGCTGGTCCGGCGCCATGCTCGAAGCCAAGACCAATGCCGAGCAGGCCAACAACGGCGTGAAGATCGCCTACAGCCTGCCGAAGGAAGGCGCGCCGGTGTGGTTCGACACGCTGGTGCTGCTCAAGGACGCGCCGAACCCGACCCAGGGCCTGGCCTTTATCGACTACCTGCTGCGCCCCGAAGTGATTGCGCCGGTCAGCGATCATCTGTCGTACCCGAACGGCAATCGTGCGGCGACGCCGCTGGTGGCCGAAGCCACCCGCGACAATCCGGCGGTGTACCCCTCCGCTACGGCGATGGCCACGCTGTACACCCTCGAACCGCTGCCCAAAGCCACCGAACGCGTACGGACGCGGGTGTGGAGCAAGGTCAAGAACGGCCAGTAA
- a CDS encoding GNAT family N-acetyltransferase, with translation MPRITHFKSPCPEGVNSQILQMVVDYLTDISAVGLGPSNLLYNVYQYAVGYEVHLYLEALSGEKGTEVELLVATAEKDPEQVTGFLLYLPVQGDWEACSVAYMAVREGHRRQGVARALISEMVGRYPHAELACTVGKVPYFEAMGFEVIGSRETQVLMSTRHYRSNGLRGFIDTTPIYRSLEVQQIHTYLLQKNGKRAMLDAEKQRDRHLDQTTRHAEEFVRQRLTVH, from the coding sequence ATGCCACGCATCACCCACTTCAAATCCCCATGCCCCGAAGGCGTCAACAGCCAGATTCTGCAAATGGTCGTCGATTACCTGACCGACATCAGCGCGGTCGGTCTCGGCCCGAGCAATCTGCTGTACAACGTCTATCAATACGCGGTCGGCTATGAGGTGCATCTGTATCTGGAAGCGCTGAGCGGCGAGAAGGGCACTGAGGTGGAATTGTTGGTCGCCACGGCTGAGAAAGACCCGGAACAGGTCACCGGTTTCCTCTTGTACCTGCCAGTGCAGGGCGATTGGGAGGCGTGCAGCGTTGCCTACATGGCGGTGCGCGAAGGGCATCGGCGTCAGGGCGTGGCGCGGGCGCTGATCAGCGAAATGGTCGGGCGTTATCCGCATGCCGAACTGGCCTGCACGGTCGGCAAAGTGCCGTATTTCGAAGCGATGGGCTTCGAAGTGATCGGCTCGCGCGAGACGCAGGTGCTGATGAGCACCCGGCATTACCGCAGTAACGGCTTGCGCGGTTTTATCGACACCACGCCGATCTACCGCTCGCTGGAAGTGCAGCAGATACACACCTATCTGCTGCAAAAGAACGGCAAGCGCGCCATGCTCGATGCCGAGAAACAGCGCGACCGGCATCTGGACCAGACCACCCGCCACGCCGAAGAATTCGTTCGTCAGCGCCTGACGGTGCACTGA
- a CDS encoding helix-turn-helix transcriptional regulator has protein sequence MDALLQEMPVHQSLARVFAGVGQEGFWRALVDTLRLLVPLDNALVALMKAGQAPQLLIDFDSKGRSDEQEELASYTAGMYLLDPFYQSASSGIADGLHSLASVAPDQFLHSEYYLSYFRSVVGEDELQFMINVEGGVLGLSLGRSTTFAMAEQGRLLCVRDWVLAAMRRHVQLLPPQGPAADGVAGDLATLLDRFDARLTVREVDTARLILQGFSSKAMAQQMGISPETVKVHRRNLYHKLNVTGHGELFALVLRPN, from the coding sequence GTGGACGCGTTGTTGCAGGAAATGCCGGTGCATCAAAGTCTCGCGCGGGTGTTTGCCGGCGTCGGGCAGGAGGGTTTCTGGCGGGCGCTGGTCGACACCTTGCGCTTGCTGGTGCCGCTGGATAACGCACTGGTGGCGCTGATGAAAGCGGGGCAGGCGCCACAATTGCTGATCGACTTCGACAGCAAAGGCCGATCCGACGAGCAGGAAGAATTGGCCAGCTACACGGCCGGGATGTACCTGCTCGACCCGTTCTATCAGAGCGCGTCCAGCGGCATTGCCGATGGCTTGCACAGCCTCGCCAGCGTGGCGCCGGACCAGTTTCTGCACAGCGAGTATTACCTGAGCTACTTCCGTTCGGTGGTGGGCGAAGACGAGTTGCAGTTTATGATCAACGTTGAGGGCGGCGTGCTCGGTTTGTCACTGGGACGCTCGACGACATTCGCCATGGCCGAGCAAGGCCGCTTGCTGTGCGTGCGCGATTGGGTGTTGGCGGCGATGCGTCGACATGTGCAGTTGTTGCCGCCGCAAGGGCCGGCAGCGGATGGGGTGGCGGGGGATCTGGCGACCTTGCTGGATCGCTTCGATGCGCGGCTGACGGTGCGCGAAGTCGACACGGCACGGCTGATTCTGCAGGGCTTTTCGAGCAAGGCGATGGCCCAGCAAATGGGCATTTCGCCGGAGACGGTCAAAGTCCATCGGCGCAATCTGTATCACAAGCTCAACGTCACCGGGCATGGCGAACTGTTCGCCCTGGTCCTGCGCCCGAACTGA
- a CDS encoding methyltransferase family protein, with amino-acid sequence MRMSAQMTVVAVLATLAYLGLAVWGIGGVAIFFSHGSLVLVALATVAMVVASLFTEVNLSSGEREDRANRWVLPAFGVIGLISGFLPAYCDRVNVWTFGGEGVRWLGALLFIVGGALRLWPVFVLGRRFSGLVAIQPGHRLVTDGIYQRLRNPSYLGLVINAVGWALAFRSTVGLLLAALTLIPLIARIHSEEALLRTQFGAEYDAYCARSWRLLPGIY; translated from the coding sequence ATGAGAATGTCTGCGCAAATGACCGTCGTCGCGGTGCTCGCCACCCTCGCCTATCTGGGCCTGGCGGTGTGGGGCATTGGCGGGGTGGCGATTTTTTTCTCTCACGGTTCGCTGGTGCTGGTGGCGCTGGCCACCGTGGCGATGGTCGTGGCTTCACTGTTTACCGAGGTCAATCTCAGTTCCGGTGAACGCGAAGACCGGGCCAATCGCTGGGTGCTTCCGGCGTTCGGGGTCATCGGCTTGATCAGTGGTTTTCTGCCGGCCTACTGCGACCGGGTGAATGTCTGGACGTTCGGTGGCGAAGGCGTGCGCTGGCTCGGGGCGTTACTGTTTATCGTCGGTGGCGCGCTGCGGTTGTGGCCGGTGTTTGTGCTGGGCCGACGCTTCAGCGGGTTGGTGGCGATTCAACCGGGGCATCGGTTGGTCACCGATGGCATCTATCAACGGCTGCGCAACCCGAGTTATCTGGGGCTGGTGATCAACGCGGTGGGCTGGGCGCTGGCGTTCCGATCCACGGTCGGCCTGTTGCTCGCGGCACTGACGTTGATCCCGCTGATCGCCCGCATTCATTCCGAAGAAGCCTTGCTGCGCACCCAGTTCGGCGCCGAATACGACGCCTATTGCGCCCGCAGCTGGCGCTTGTTGCCAGGCATCTACTGA
- a CDS encoding YXWGXW repeat-containing protein, which produces MSVLRSLSKWRKSLLLVPLTLAALSSAPVFAQPVVIVQQAPPPMRMEVMPGARPGYVWDQGHWRWQGRGYVWMPGHWQPVRYGARWKPGHWQARGPNWFWIEGHWVR; this is translated from the coding sequence ATGAGCGTGTTGCGTTCCCTGTCGAAATGGCGGAAATCCCTGTTGCTGGTGCCGTTGACGCTTGCCGCGCTGAGCAGCGCGCCGGTGTTTGCGCAACCGGTGGTGATCGTCCAGCAAGCCCCGCCGCCAATGCGCATGGAAGTGATGCCCGGCGCGCGTCCCGGTTATGTCTGGGATCAGGGCCATTGGCGTTGGCAAGGACGCGGTTATGTGTGGATGCCCGGGCACTGGCAACCGGTGCGCTATGGCGCCCGCTGGAAACCGGGCCACTGGCAGGCTCGAGGGCCGAACTGGTTCTGGATCGAAGGGCATTGGGTGCGTTGA
- a CDS encoding class I SAM-dependent methyltransferase, whose translation MNPEALATLHAHLLPALAAAPSETRRLFHGRGRCWPGLEQLTVDWLQGVVLVSLFKEPAPEQLENLKELLLDISISNEWQQSGAHTLLIQHRYLPQSTAEWLLGDEIDEMTIVEGGLHYLVDLGRKQNTGLFLDMRYGRDWVREQANGKRVLNLFAYTCGFSVAAIEGGASHVVNLDMSRAALSRGRDNHRLNGHDLSKVSFLGHDLFKSWGKVINSGPYDLVIIDPPSFQKGSFLLTKDYQRVLRRLPELLTAEGTVLACMNDPAFGSAFLIDGVTQEAPELRFEQRLENPPEFPDIDPQSGLKALVFQRTI comes from the coding sequence ATGAACCCTGAAGCCCTCGCCACCCTCCATGCCCATCTGCTGCCCGCGCTCGCGGCGGCGCCGAGCGAAACCCGTCGCCTGTTTCACGGGCGCGGACGTTGCTGGCCGGGCCTGGAGCAGTTGACCGTGGACTGGCTGCAAGGCGTGGTGCTGGTGTCGCTGTTCAAGGAACCGGCGCCTGAGCAACTGGAAAATCTCAAGGAATTGCTGCTGGACATCAGCATTTCGAATGAATGGCAGCAGTCCGGTGCACACACCTTGCTGATCCAGCATCGCTATCTGCCGCAGAGCACCGCCGAATGGCTGCTCGGTGACGAGATCGACGAAATGACCATCGTCGAGGGCGGTTTGCACTACCTTGTCGATCTGGGTCGCAAGCAGAATACCGGGCTGTTTCTCGACATGCGCTACGGCCGTGACTGGGTTCGTGAACAGGCCAATGGCAAGCGCGTGCTGAATCTGTTCGCCTACACCTGCGGTTTTTCCGTGGCGGCGATCGAGGGTGGTGCCAGCCACGTGGTCAATCTGGACATGTCACGCGCGGCGCTGAGTCGTGGCCGCGACAATCACCGTTTGAACGGCCACGACCTGAGCAAAGTCAGCTTCCTCGGGCATGACCTGTTCAAGTCCTGGGGCAAAGTGATCAACAGCGGCCCGTACGATCTGGTGATCATCGATCCACCGTCGTTCCAGAAAGGCAGTTTCCTGCTGACCAAGGATTACCAGCGCGTGCTGCGCCGCTTGCCGGAACTGCTGACCGCCGAGGGGACGGTGCTGGCGTGCATGAATGATCCGGCGTTCGGTTCGGCATTCCTGATTGATGGCGTGACCCAGGAGGCGCCGGAGTTGCGCTTTGAGCAGCGGCTGGAAAACCCACCGGAGTTCCCGGATATCGACCCGCAAAGCGGCCTCAAGGCACTGGTCTTCCAACGCACAATCTAA
- a CDS encoding HAD-IA family hydrolase — protein sequence MSANETVFARAFGAFLFDMDGTVLNSIAAAERIWSAWAVRHGVDVEKFLPTIHGARAIDTINRLNLPGVDAEAQAAFITEAEIEDVEGIVEIPGAAAFLDSLPKDRWAMVTSAPRDLALRRMAAAGIPAPAVMITAEDVKAGKPDPAGYILAAKRLGLEPRDCLIFEDATVGIQAAQAAGAPLMIITTTHQHPLQTSHATLASYTDISVKIDSTGQLHLQPN from the coding sequence TTGTCTGCTAACGAAACTGTTTTTGCGCGCGCGTTCGGCGCGTTTCTGTTCGACATGGACGGCACTGTCCTCAATTCCATTGCTGCCGCCGAGCGAATCTGGTCTGCCTGGGCGGTGCGCCATGGCGTTGATGTCGAAAAGTTTTTGCCGACCATTCATGGCGCGCGGGCCATCGACACCATCAATCGTCTGAACCTGCCAGGGGTGGACGCCGAGGCCCAAGCCGCGTTCATCACTGAGGCGGAGATCGAAGACGTTGAAGGCATCGTCGAGATCCCCGGTGCGGCGGCGTTTCTCGATAGCCTGCCGAAAGATCGCTGGGCGATGGTGACCTCGGCGCCGCGGGATCTGGCGTTGCGGCGGATGGCGGCGGCGGGTATTCCGGCGCCAGCGGTGATGATTACTGCAGAAGACGTGAAGGCGGGCAAGCCTGATCCGGCCGGGTATATTCTCGCGGCCAAACGCTTGGGGCTTGAGCCGCGTGATTGTCTGATCTTCGAAGATGCCACCGTCGGTATCCAGGCTGCACAAGCTGCTGGCGCGCCGCTGATGATCATCACCACGACGCATCAGCACCCGCTGCAAACGAGCCACGCGACGCTGGCGAGTTACACCGACATCAGCGTCAAGATCGACAGCACCGGCCAACTGCACCTGCAACCCAACTGA
- a CDS encoding YXWGXW repeat-containing protein, giving the protein MPRNLKALLGATLVAITLSGCVVAPARPHRPPPPVEVVTVMPAPGYHWIGGHYRWAGNQWRWMPGHWRAY; this is encoded by the coding sequence ATGCCGAGAAATCTGAAAGCACTGCTAGGCGCCACGCTGGTGGCAATCACCCTGTCCGGTTGCGTCGTCGCGCCGGCCCGCCCACATCGGCCTCCGCCGCCAGTGGAAGTGGTAACGGTGATGCCGGCGCCGGGTTATCACTGGATCGGCGGCCACTATCGTTGGGCCGGTAATCAGTGGCGCTGGATGCCAGGGCACTGGCGCGCGTATTGA